The region AAACAatatgtacatacaccaaaagattagtgaacgatttcatggtgagctcaaaagatgcgatcagcaatatatgaacaaattttcgttagtcCTTTGAtccttgcctgcatacacacagaatatCGCTTAGATTTGAGTGATTTTTCATTTAATGATGGGATCCGACTGCCAGGACCTCCACTGATACAGAGGATGGAGAACAAATGCCCTCTAattgaatggagtggcagtgaaCATGTGGCTAGAGCACCATTCATTCACTATTGTACTTCCAAGCATTGCAGAGCACTGCAATGCTAGTTATTTCCTAtcccaggggtactcaacaacttttagtgaaggtccttttactggggtctattgtcaggtgaaggtctaaGGTGAACATTTGTAGTTAATGTGGTGTTTTGTTAacgtttcacaaacgttgttgaactattgacatacagaattgatgcttattagtgggataactggcatttttttttctctattaccAGCcattatatagtccccctgtgtactcccccagtagtatatagtccccctgtgtactcccccagtagtatatagtccccctgtgtactcccccagtagtatatagtccccctgtgtactctcccagtagtatatagtccccctgtgtactcccccagtagtatatagcccccttgtacgCTCttccagtagtaaatagcccccctgtgcgctcccccagtagtatatagccctcctgtgcgcttcccccagtagtatatagcctccctgtgcgctccccccgtctttatagagaccccctgtgcgctccccccgtctgtatagagaccccctgtgttcctcctcccatataacataaaaaaacaaacacttatactcacctgggtccgggcatctcctcttcattcttgtggccgcactcccctgtggaatagggccctttgtccgAGATTACCCACAATACCCTGCACACACCGTTAGCAGAATATATTACATGTGCTATTTACAGCAGCACCACAAATCACAACGTAGTCTGAGGGTCATGAATTCCAGCTATGTTTATTATGAAGTCCACATAAAACATGACATTTCAGCAGGGATacccgccattttcaagcataaAAGGCGGATATTGCTGCCGAAATGTGTTTTATGTGGATTTTATTATAAACACAGCTAGAATTCTCTTTGAGACCCTCTGCCTACGCTGTGATTTGTCGTGCTGCTGTTGTATGGAAGACATTTCCTTTTATCACATGCGGAGCGTAGGTGTGCGGTGCTGACTCTTCTCGTGTTCTTCGGACATGTCTATTTACAGTAGTCTGCGTTAGGTCATGGGGATGGCCATGGCTTGGTGATGTCTCAGCATATCACACCTTGTACAGCTAAAGTTACACCATCTATCTATATAGTTACTGAAGTTGTACCTTATGAACTGCTACTTGTCGAAGTAGCAACTGTGGGAAGTGAAAATACACGTATTACTAAGATCTCTGGCACATAACCTGTGGGTGGTGTGAAACAACATCTTGGGCACCATACAGAGAGAAGTATACATTTTCCCTTCCACTGTGAAAGATGAAGGAAAACAACTGAGAAGAATATGAAACATAAAATACTACTGCAAGTGCAGTTGACACATTTACACAAGAACGTACTATTGAAGTAGGCACGGCCTACAGAAAGTTAGCGTATTAAACATGAAAAAAAGCGTTTTCCTCTGTTTTCCTTCTATAAAAAGTTAATACATCAACCCAATATACAAAGACAAGTCCTCATATTGCTATGTCAacagaaaaattaaaaagttaaCAAGTTTGTTTGTACATGCTTTTATTCAGCAAATAATGTCTACTCTGCCAGCTCTTCACATGACCTGTGACTTCACAAACTCTTCCTTTTCACTGACATCCTGCATACCTGGCTTTGTTGCCATAGGGGGTTGCGACTCTTAGCCTGGTATATGGGACTACACTGATGGAAAAGTGCGTGACATAAGCAACTTGTTGACTGTTTATTTCTTGGTGGAGTAACTTGCTGCTGCTGATTGTTCTCTTCTTGTCTGTTATGCAGGATAAAGGAAGAACAATGAATGCAGTGACTTAGCATCTGTCTTGCCCCCTTGGCGGGACTGAAAAGATGGAGAGGCAGACAAGTACCGAGAGTCGTGGACTTGCCACCCCATTACACCCTTATTGCAATAACTCGCATGAAAGAAGTGATGCACACCTTTCCAGACCAGGAAACAACTGTGGCCTTTCTGCTTTTGGAAATGTAAGACTTGCAGCTGAACACAATCGTGATGGATCACCAGACACGGTATCAGGGGGGTTTAGAAACCATCAGTTTCTTGTGCCTACGAACAGTTGCTTCCATGACTCTGACCGGGCTCCACAAGATTATGAAGTGACTGGAGAGGTGTGGACTAAAGAATATCTCTCCGGTATTACAACAGAAGAATCTAAACCACAGAAACACACTTCAGTGTGTGAGGGTCAAGCATCATCGTTACCTATCGACTCTAGTTGTGGCTGTATTAGTGAGAGTACTGGGTGGGTTAGTGGTAAGTACTCTGATGTTGGCCATCATAACTGTAGCCAGGACTGTCAGCATTTTTCATGTTATCAGCGACAGTCATTGGAAGAGGTAGGTGAAGATGAATTTTCTGGGAGGCTAGGAGAGGATGATTCTTACAAAGGAATAGGTGGAAGAAGAGGTCGTAGAGGAAAGACCCGGAACAATTCAAGGGATGAGTCAAAAAAGGATGGTCGACAAGCGCCTACTTCCAGCGGCAAACATAAAATTGGTCGCAAAAAAAGTCATGGAGAAGGGAAACACCAGCTGAGATCCCTTATTCCTCAGCCATTGCTTCAGTTTTCAAATTATTGTATTCAGGTGCTTATTGATCTGGTGCTGTTGATAGGTGAATGTGTGGAGTCCCTCGGCATGCTGTTATATATCAGGGTCTGGCTTCCTGCTCACGACATGGGCAGTCTAAAAAGTCAATTACTGGCCTTTGGAATATGGGTAAAACTTCGTGCTAAGGATTTTTGGGTCCTTGTTTGCTATTGTGGATCATGGATTTTACGTGTTCTCAAAATGTTGTGTGCTCTGCTCTTCCTGCTGCTCATGCTCTCAGTGCGCTGTGCTCGACTTTGTTGGGAGTATATTAAGAAAACAATGGACAGAGTTGGAGAAGATAGCAACTGGAGATCACGGATTTCTGCTAGGTTACATATGATCTGGGCCTCAGTTAAACAAAACAGGACCTGTAGGCGTGTAGTTAGTCTGTTTAGAAGATGGACAGGGAAATTATGGCCTTCGAAGGTAACAACACAAAAAGAATCTACATGGGCCTCAGCAGGATCACCTAGTCCAGGAGGCCGCTTCCAGCCCAGACAGGAAGTGGAACGATTGCTTTCGATGGTTGATATTCCAGAGGAGGAATTAAATCCATTTCAAGTATTGGGAGTAGAGATGGATGCTAGTGATGTAGAGCTTAAAAAAGCTTACCGGCAGCTGGCAGTATTGGTAAGTACCTTTTTATTTAGATTCCTAAGAGAGTTCATCACTCAGGATTttgtaaataatattttttttaatttgtaactTTTTTCCCATATTTACCTTTGGGCTAGGGCTGCATGGCAACAGCAAATCATATTGGCTGCATGCAAACTGCAAGCAAAAATCCATTAGATTTAACTTTAGGCAACGGTTGCATTGCAACACAACGTGACCACACCAACAGCTATTAGCAAGTACAACATTGCACTCTTCATGCCATGTAACCAAAGTCATTCCTTAGCTCTAGCCCTAAACCTCACCACTTCAGTTGATCTGGTCAGTCCCCCATTGGTGCAGCAATGACATGCCCCAAACAAATATATATTTCCTGGGGACAAATGCCCCCTATAATGGGAcccaactaaaatataacttttaacctAACATACAGATAAAATCTGTGTATCAGGTAGaaagaaaatgttaaaaacacaacatttgaaCTGCTATTGTATAAACCATATGTAGCCGGACCAAAACATGTCcatgtcactgtatatggtggagcAGTGTGCTGTTACTATATAAAATCTGCCTATCGCCCTTCAACATGTTTCTCAGAGAGCTTTTACACTGGCCATTTGTTAAGCTTCATGGGATTTAGAGAAGCCAAAATGCCCGCACACACAAATTTAGTTTGCAGTGGTTTAGAGGGGTTGTTTTCCACAGGAAAGTAAGCAGCCTGTAACATATAGTAGTACGCTTGAGTTTGTAAGAAGACTTAAAATACATTATAGATATTTGTGAATAAATACATGTGGCCGAGATGTCGTCAGCCGTGTTGGCATTAGGACGTAAGAAAGGAATTGATGCTGACAACTAGGGCTCGGTGATTAATTTACcatttaaaggggtggtgtcactaAGCAAAAAAGGTAGAATTAGATATCTAGCACATACAGATGTGTAAAGGAGAACAGATGTGCTATTTTTAGTTAAGAATCTTGCATCACTGTaccatttttcttctctatgcatctgatttcttcctggtttcctctctgacatGTGACCCTgtggttgccatgcaacagtgcagacactttcccacaataccTCTTGCTTGTATggaaagtgaaaaccaactgccagtacaaatgagacagatcatgtgactgcgattgaactgagcatgtgtgacacaACCTAGTGGATTCCTGGTTGGCtgttaccaagggcaacagggTTATGAAACAAGGCAGCACATGGGGGGGGATTACTGAGTCCATATCTctcaaacaatacattttaagaaatgattGTAAATTTGAAATGTTTCATTCAACATAATGCATTGGTacagacctagttttctttgtgacaccaccccttttaAGGATTTTCTGATTCTAAATCAAAATTGTAAATTAGAATTTAGCCCCAGAGGTGCGCTAAAATTGGATGAGGAGAGGACATCGCTACTGCTGCACAGTAGCATCAGCGGAGGATCTTCTTTCACTTCACCGACATGACAAGACCTCATCTGACATATACATCCAGGCTCCTGCCACAGCTGCTAGGACCGGAGTGATAATTTAACCattcaaatgctgctgtcaaaactgacaccAACGCTTTAACACGCTGTGGTATAGGGGGTCGTACTATTCCCTGTAACAAGATAGAGGGGTGCCAGTCCGTTTTTACAGCTGCCCAAGACCTTCTGAAGGCCCCCTTGGTTGCTGTGACTGGTCTTGTATAGTTAGTCATAGGCCTGTGTGTGAGTGAGTCACAATCAGTGTTGTACATAGGAAACACAGGGCTGTGGTATAGATCAAAATGGCTGTGTTGCTAAAAATGATTGAAGATGCCCCAGCATTCCTGAACAGCACTTTTTAGTTGCCGCATTAAATATCTGATCTTTTACCGTCATGAAGCATCCTTTCCTCTTTGTTGTCAATGGGTATTCTTTATTTTTTCGGACAGGTTCATCCAGACAAGAACAATCATCCTCGCGCAGAAGAAGCTTTTAAGGTTTTACGTGCTGCCTGGGATACAGTCAGTAACCCGGAGAAGAGAAAAGAGTATGAGCTGTAAGTCTAGAGATGAAAGGATCTCTTGCAAGACATTTGTAGTAATGAGTTTCCACTGGAAGACAAAATCTCCTTGGCACATATTGACATTTAAATGTTTCTCAGTCACATCTGCACTAGGCATTCCTCAGTATGAGAGAATGATGTCATGTGATCTAAAGAAGAATCTAAAAGGCTTATCCAGACactcaaaagggggggggggggcgcgggtatgaaagttaaaaataaaatataacatcCACCGGAGTCCCCTGGGGCTCCCACTACGACGACATCTGGTCCCCTGCAGCTCTGTCGTCTTCTGAGACAAGCTCTCTACTgaagtgacagtccgctcagccaatcatctaCCACAGTGGCGTCTTGCTTGATGTCACAGACTACTGTATGTTATACTAATCATGTATTTAGAGAATTACATGCACCCAGCAGGTATTTAAATAGAACTGATCATGCAATGTGCGTCTGCTGACTCAACAAATATGCCCTGCATGTCCAGTGGGGGAGACTGTGTGTACTTCAGTGTATATGGAGACATTTCCCCCCTAGAAGCTATGTATAAATCCAACAGAAAAATCGCATTGATAACAAactgtatgatgatgtcactgtgtgcAAGAGgcctaaaataatttttttctgctggtTTCATTAAAATTTCACTGTCCAAGAGATGGCAGAACTTTTCATTGTTTGTGatttgggtgttcagaccctcGCCGACTGTTATAATGAGGCAGAAAAAGTGCTTGGCTAGAAAAAGTGCTTGGCTAAgtgcttcctcccccccccccccccccccgtttcttCGATGCAGTACAAGACGGGATCCATAGACGTATTATTAAGCCCCTTTTGTGCAGTAACAAGCAAGATAGGAGAAGTGCCAAGCTGTTCATCTCCCTAGCTTCATTCTAGTTATTATTGGGGGCTGAACACCCAGTCTctggctgatcaaaacttttgacatatctctttgACAGTGACTCCTAAAATATGTTCCAAGGAGAAGCTTACTGAATATAGATTTATAATACAGTTTTGCCTAAATGACTAAATGGATCTTCAGTGAGTTCCAAGTGGTGAAGCCTGCAAACTGCCAAAATTGTATTGCTTAACACTTCAGCTGTTAAAAGGGAAGCAGGGATTTTGTAGCTTGTTTGGCTGCTTCAGACTTTACAAAGAGTGTAAAATTAACCCATCCCCCAATGTTTAATGTACATGTACAT is a window of Dendropsophus ebraccatus isolate aDenEbr1 chromosome 5, aDenEbr1.pat, whole genome shotgun sequence DNA encoding:
- the DNAJC14 gene encoding dnaJ homolog subfamily C member 14 — its product is MERQTSTESRGLATPLHPYCNNSHERSDAHLSRPGNNCGLSAFGNVRLAAEHNRDGSPDTVSGGFRNHQFLVPTNSCFHDSDRAPQDYEVTGEVWTKEYLSGITTEESKPQKHTSVCEGQASSLPIDSSCGCISESTGWVSGKYSDVGHHNCSQDCQHFSCYQRQSLEEVGEDEFSGRLGEDDSYKGIGGRRGRRGKTRNNSRDESKKDGRQAPTSSGKHKIGRKKSHGEGKHQLRSLIPQPLLQFSNYCIQVLIDLVLLIGECVESLGMLLYIRVWLPAHDMGSLKSQLLAFGIWVKLRAKDFWVLVCYCGSWILRVLKMLCALLFLLLMLSVRCARLCWEYIKKTMDRVGEDSNWRSRISARLHMIWASVKQNRTCRRVVSLFRRWTGKLWPSKVTTQKESTWASAGSPSPGGRFQPRQEVERLLSMVDIPEEELNPFQVLGVEMDASDVELKKAYRQLAVLVHPDKNNHPRAEEAFKVLRAAWDTVSNPEKRKEYELKRMSETELAKSMNEFLTKLQDDLKEAMNSMMCSKCQGKHRRFEMDRDPANARYCAECGKMHPAEEGDFWAESSMLGLKITYFAMMQGKVFDITEWAGCQRVGISPDTHRVPYHISFGSRNPTNTGRQRAPSESSPTSVADLQNLLNRIFQGSPGQMPNGNIFTPPQQSQPPPPPHGSQSPAPSKPDTAPKSETKSKRKKKMRRPVQR